Genomic segment of Hoplias malabaricus isolate fHopMal1 chromosome 14, fHopMal1.hap1, whole genome shotgun sequence:
AATAGAGTTATattgtatcttcagtgagcctttcagatttctgAGACACTTTGACAGTTTAGAGATTAGAGTCTAGAGATGTCAAACTAATTAAATCAAATGCGGAATTACTCCACAGATTCTATCATGGCCAATGCTATGCTCACAGggccattatttaaaaaaaaaaaaacacagtaaaaatttcttcatcttcaggatattaatagtctgttatattgtttcttcagtgagcctttcagatgtttgagacactttgaaaataaagagataatatccgcggaatgAAGCTAAACGAGTAGTTTTTCCACATGGAAGTTGTGTTCTTATTTTGTCATCTAGctgcgacagaatgcaactactgcaccgtttaaggtggaatagaaaatCCGAATAAGAAACTGGCGAATAAGTAGTCAAACTCAGCGTCgttgaaatgaccaagtgaacagagttaatgttatattttaccagacccaaaaagccccatggcccttctaaaaatctccatgactaGAGACTAGAGTAAACtaagaggaaatattggccttgtgtttgaaaatcagaagcagcaacaccacacaaccgagccagagctggctaattttctcctgcTCTCCAGTAGCGGTAATAACATGGAAAGGCATCAGCATCTTATGTTTGAGTGAGGCTGGCACATGCCAGTGACATCTGCACCTTACGtacgggtgacagtggcatatgctGATGACATTTTTACATTGTAGCTAGCTAGCTACCATGTTCCCATATTCGCACACAGTCCACTATCACTGTGTTTATGGACAACTGAACTGCAAGCTTTTCCCATTCTAATATCACGATATGTCTGCGTCAGGCACAAAAAGCCAGGAACTGCAAAGTAATTTATAGGTGCCAGTATGGCAAGtcgttttaacattaaataccttctatctttaattaaaaactgGATAGCTCCAACAGAGTTTTGATTAGTGacaattatattttgactagtcagaatCACAATTTAAGTTATCTGCATTTACAATCTGACTAAGAATAGTAATTTAAGATATATTTTGCGTAGTCGAATTTTCTTTTATGATACATCTAATGACCTTAGCGAATTCGTTATCTGATCAATAATTAGTATTAAAGATATCTTAAATTCAAATTCGACTtgtcaaaaatacattttcagatatCTTAATTCATTGTGTGTATTCGTCCCTTCATGTGCCGCAAAGGTTGCCAGGTGTGTTCACTTTAACTGAATTTGGGTTTATTTCTCTGTAAAGTCTCTTACATCGTAATGACACCAGCCGATGCTTCATCATTGAGAAATGTTTATAAGTTTATTTACATGAGACAGggggaaatacagaaaaaaattcaCAATGCTGAAGCTGGCTTCTTATTCGCCAGCTTCTTATTCAGatattctgttccaccttaaatgatgcagtaattgCATTCTGTCGCAAATAGATGGCCTTACCGTGGAAATATTACACGTTTGGCTTATTTTCGTGGGCATTATCTCTATGAAGCAAGCCCAAAAAGGCaataacattttagaaacaaGCTCCAAAAAGCAACCCACGACTAAATATTTGTAAGCAACATTTACATGACGCTAAAATGGGCTATGTGTGTCAGCTACGTTTTGACAAGTCAGAATAATAATTTAAGATATCTACGATCACATTCTGACTAGTCAGAATTATCATTTAAGATATCATATACTCCTAAACTGGCGCTACAGATGAGGTGTAAATTGTGCCACTGCGATGTATTACCTTACCGATGCACCACTAGGTGCTGGCACCTATAAATGACTTTCAGTTCTCGGCTTTTTGTGCCTGACGCAGACATATATCGAATGTAGAATGGGAAAAGCTTGTAATTCAGTTGTCCACAAACAGTGACAGTCGACTGTGTGCGAATATGGGATgctatgtttgtagcatgttACTTGTTTGGTCCGTTTACATGCTAGTAGCATACGTGTTATTTATAGCTTAAACATCCATGTGCTAGCTAAACGTAGACTACTGGCAGATGTTCATCAATGAATTTGAGTAtgtgtagggtgaccagacgtccttttacccggacatgtcctcttttttagacttttttttaaatgtccgggcggaatttcacaaacgtccgggattttgtttttctagcgcttacatagaatttcgagaagcgtttcgttcacaaactagtcccaccctcccttactccgtttggttcgcttgagtgagaagggggagtggtggagtagcctaaaatcttcgtattggacggtctgactgtagagctaccgttattggtcgagaaccttctttgtaaacatttaattgttcagtctgcacgtcagtagtcgtccgtgtgtgtgttttaaattaaagaataagaattgtgtttgaaaagcctcaaATGTTcacctatttaaagtggaatggctAAATCAAGCTTGATATTACAGAGCAAGTAGGCAgttgttttagtgacatgatgtacacttggtcctgtgttttaaattgataaaatgggaaatgagaagtgttttaaataaagttttgtttataaatcctagcgctagctttagctgtttaaggtggaaatgagtattcaataagaagtTAACGCCCTAAGACTCGTAAATGCACAGGTAtaaggtggaacgaaatgtttgactacgaaaattgtgaataagaagtaAAGTTCTGCCTCATAAACGACATTTCTGCTGGAAGGAAAAATCGTTAAGTAACACCAGCTTTGTCtactctaaatatttaatgtggattgtgatagtaaaggcttgtaaatgcagggaaattgAGGCCGCTCGTTCATTTTTATCTTGCGtatgtagatgttttagtgaagtcatgaacacttttctgtgtaaacatgTTGATTATGACACATTTTTCTTAGCTATTGTGGTCCATAGTTCTTAATCTCGCCTCTTGCTAgttcgttcagttttcctcaaattGGCAACCTAGTTAAGCTTCACACCTGGTGAGGAGGCAgtagctctctccactgttttgaaactgaattatagttccgattttaaacgcatggtgtcagtattacatattgctcctttaagttaGCTATGTTTTACAGTTGAAAACATTTTACTTTCGGTTTAGCACATACTGCCCAATGAATGGAGCCTGTTTAGATTCTACTTATAAGCTGTCAAGgctaatttgttcatttttaacagATTAATTATACGACCAAATTTGACCCcaatatttatttagtaaaataagagattttaattcagaatcatcaaaactacactgcGATAATTAGAATAAAGGAAAAAGATTCAGGAAACACCGAACCAACTATACGTAAACAATAGAATTGTGAAAAAATGTAAGAAGTGGTAgccatatttttaattaactgGTCCTTATATGGACTGGTCACAGCTTTAAACACTTTAGATCTACACAAATTCTAAGAATactgattaaattaaatttaatataaagtgAAGGATTAAACACAAATTCATGTGGACCTTTAACAGTATTATTGTTCATTATAATTATTCAGTaatggaggggaaaaaagagtgGTTCAGCACTGCCACACTGATGGAAGAATCTGAGCCaaattacacattttttaaagaaagagcATCATATAAACTTCTTCTGGTATGCAATAGATGTGTCAGAATAATATGATCATAATTTgatgtttaattattatatatatatatatatatatatatatatatatatatatatatatatatatatattaagtgtTTTGAGTGCTGTAGCACACACTAAAGGTAAATCTGAACTAATATTTTCACACCTCATCCGATTTATTctacacaaatatttaaaattgtaaGATTTTCAGAACAATTGTTGATTAATTAAGCCTTTAATAAATTAGGTTATTATATTTTAGTTCAGATTTGTGTGAAATAATGTATGAATTTTCACAAAATATCTATATAAGGAACTGGTCCTTAATaatattcaaaaaaaaaattgactttTATTCTATGGTTTTCAAGCTCCATCTAAAAACATGAGCACAGCTTGggttccaaaaatcacacataCAACTCAGAAACGCATacctccatattttatttttatatatatgtaccAAGACTGGTCTCAGTGCATCTTGATTAGTTTGAGTTAGAGTTGAAAACTGCATATACGATGAACTGGATAGGTTATTTTTCAAATGGAAGCTGTCTTGTTTCAAATTTGcaatatttttgaaaattattGTACACCACGCAAATGTGAGGGTTTccatattttgtaatatatatatatatatatacatacatatacatatatattaatgcaatatatatatatatatatatatatatgttttttttttttgcaatatatataaGTGGCTTGGACTTATTAGTTTAATTACTTTATTTCTATGAGCCCAcacatatttggaaaaaaagatTTCCATTTCTACATCTCTCTGGGTAGCAGATACCATGGGCCGAGATTACCTTCACTGTAGCGCTCCCTTGAGGTTGATGTTGAATACCTGTGTACAGTGAGGAACAATTAccattttaacaaatttcatgTCTCTAAAACCTTATGACGTATAAACACATATGAGTTGCCTTAGCTTTCACAAGAGATTTTCAACATCAGATGTGTTCTCATCACAGAAAATATTGGTCACAGAATAACATAAGACAGGGCACGCTGGGATGCAGGAAGCACGGCACAAGTTTACTGTGAAAATCACCTGCTTTATTCACATATGGGCTCAGTCAGATATTACCTGGACTTTGTAAGATGGGGTGGCAGTATAAAATCTTGGTATTGTATGGTACAAATGATTATGAACATTAACGTTCACACAAAGTTCCACTGGGTAATATCTGAAAAAGGGGAAAGGGTCTTACTATTTACTCTGTGCAATTTGTTTTGAAGGCAGAAAAAGTATAATAAAAATcttaacaaaaacaatataattcCTAGCACTTAAGTGCTCTAGCCGCCAAAATtagtataataatataaatcatATAAGAATAGTTGTGCACTGGTTTGCAACTGGTCGTTTAAGTGCTTATGCAATATGCATCTATTACGTCTGAAAGAGATTTACAAAGCTTTCATTAACTGAATATGAATAAGAGGAAAATCAGTCGAAATGCATAGGCGAGGCcatttaaacagaattttatatatatccgGGAGGACCccacatttctttaaaaattattGAACTTTTAATGTGAAATCAATGTCAAACACGGAAACGTCTACGACAGGCATTGTTCTAAATCAGGCCTGAATATCAAATTTCTCCTTCCTTCCTTCAGGGTGCTCTAGTTGAGTTAAAAAGTGAAGCCTTATTTACCTAAATACTGCACTTCATGTCCTGCGAACAAGGGATATAATCCAAAATATACCTTTATTAGATGTATTAGGCGCTTATTTTGTGGAGTTGTCATTATTTTAGACATGCGCGCTAAGTAGGGAAAAAGCATCGTAATCCTGCGAACCTAATAGCTAATATGTGTCAGTTCAGTCTCAGTTGTGATCTTGGTTTAAagtttttgaaatgttttggtCGAGGTTTACGGTGGCAGAAGTTGTACTCTaagatattttgttttaatgtataCTGTGATATTTAACACATCTATATTATTTGATAAACTAGCTCCGTCGACATGAAAATATTCAGGTCTGGTTGTTTAATGCGAACCACCCACGTTATTCTCAGCTGGCTCACAActctggttctctttcttcataATACAGGTAATacttaattcacatttacagtcgAATTTAGACCACCACTTCTACAGTGCGGTGAATGTACAACTCGTAAAAGTAATAATTCATTCTCTGATTTGACAGATCTTCGAAAATGCGAAGAAAGTGGTGAGCTTTTGCAGCCTGTTCTCTTCGGGTTAGTGGTCCTTCTCTCAGTGCTTATGTACTTCACTGTGTCTCTCATGGATCCAGGCTTTGTTCTCTCTGACAGTGAGTCTCAGGTGAGAAAAATAGGCTTTCACAACAGAACGCTCTTTTAATATACTCCTATCTGAAAagtatattttcatgttttgcaGTCAACTCTAGAGTATGATGAAGAACAGGAGAAAATGCTACCACACAGTGAGAGATCACAGGGGCACCGTCGCTGTGGCTACTGTTTGCTACTGGTATTTAACAGAAGAAATAATTATAGTTATATTACATTATGTGATACATATTGAAGCAATTTATATATCTATTTTACATAGATCAGCCTTGTTAATTGTATACATACACAATTTTATACGTAAACAAATTTTGTTGATTGTTGGTCATGTAGTGTTCCTCTACAAAGGTATTGATAGTTATAACAAATGTCTGAAGACTTTTGGGGGTGTCTCAGGCATCACTTCAactttttcaaagtttttttCATGGAGCTGCTTCACTCCCATATCGCTTCACCCATATAGAATTGGAAGGTCTTTATATAACCGAGGCTTTGTATTGTTCAAGGTGATTCAAAACACATATTCTGCAATCATCTTGTCATCATGCAagaaaaaacatatatctccattaTATCATTTGAACCCAACACATTtcattcacattgtgtgaacatttcatgaagaATAGACCAAAAGAAACACTTCAAAATaacttgtaataaaataattttatactgAAGTTTTCCCTTTTCCCCTGCAAAGATGCTATTTTGGGgacttttacatttcatgtaatttatttgaaatgGGTGTTGCTttctgctgtaaatgtaaacttGTGAATAATTTAAGACatattttaattgaaaatagtacaaagactacattttaaatgttgaaaaattgataatatatatatatatatatatatatatatatatatatatatatatatatatatatatatatatatatgcccatTATATATTCCCAAATTAAAACACAATAGAACTCGGGGAATTAATCATCTATTGTACCTACATTGAAATTTCAAGGATTCAGAGAATCCAATGAACTTTTATATATGAATGGGCAAGGCCCAAAACCAATATTTGCCATTTGTTGTTTTCAGGCCCTTAGATGGCACTGACTTAAAAACAGACTTTCTGTTTCTACAGAAACCTTTGTAGcagaaatcactgcatgggttcataaacattttcagaaacCAGTGTCTGTGAACTCAGTTCGtcactgcatccacaaatgTAATTTGCAAATGCTAGGAAGAATCCATATATAATGGGACCTATAAACACAGCTGCCTTGTCTGGGTctgagctcatttaagatggacttgGTGAAGTGGAAAAGTATCCTTTGGTCCGAATAATCAAAATTAGAAATTCTTCTTGAATTGATGGATGCTGCCACACCATCTGGTTTGTTACAAAcatacagttaaaaaaaaaaaactttattgcAAATGGATGACATTGAAATGTAGTGAATGCTAAACAAtctatacaggttttggagaaACATGTTGCCTCCCAAACATAATTTTTTTGGAAAGGTTTTGCTATTTAAGACAAAGCCAATCCATATTTGCATGTATTACAGCAGCATGGCTCCTAAGTAAATGGTGCattatgaataaaaacactATACCGCAGACCCTGCTGATCAAATGAAATCCAATAGCTAGTAAGAAAGCGAAACAATTTCACTTTCATAGTTAAAGCAACTAAGTTTCCAAAAGGTTACTGAGTTGATGCAAAATAGTGTTAAACATCCCCATCCCAAATTCTATGAAATGTGTGGTTGGCATCAAATTCCAAACATACATACCATTTCTCAgtgtctttattttaattttgacaaaaaataaatatttataaaaatatatatatatatttatttttttatatataatttttttatttgacaaaaaataaatattttcaaataaataaaaatgttgatatttgcacatcattgcattttgttttatttgcagtTTATCCAGTTTCCCAGACTTTATGAAACTCTGGATTAGTTTTTAttaatgaaatgtaattaaatgtaagGATGATCTCTGACTTTTTCACAGTAGCATGCAGTAGGATGGGTAATGCAGAATTCACTAATTAGGAATGCTGGATACACTGGCTCAAAACTatcttacaaaaataaatacatttcaagttaatagtaaaaaacaaatgtttactTCTTTCAAACAGCAACCAATGAGGGCAAGACATTGTAAGGAATGTAAGCAGTGTGTTAGACGATATGACCATCACTGCCCATGGATAGAGAACTGTGTTGGGGAGAGGAATCATAAATGGTTCTTGCTATACCTGTGTGTACAGTTACTGGCTGTATCCTGGGGGCTGCAATATGCTTGGTGAGTAGTTAATTGAATGTTTTTCTTAGTTTAGTTTAAATGtaacttttatttcttttttttggggtggtaatgtgattttattctattttttctCCAATTTATTTTGCAAATGTTCACGGGTGGCATGATGGGACTTTATAACCCAGTGTGATttacaatgtgatatattcatTTAATATCAGCAATTTGCAAACCACCATTCAGAAGCtgaaaatgtgattatttttttctccctctcttcatcAGTTGCAAATTATTGCAAGCAACAtcaacacttttgagtctcacGTTCACATGATGACAACCAAGATGATGGGTCCCACTTAGCAAACATCAAATGGATTAGTTATTACTCTACTTTATGTTGTTAGCATTTCCAAAGTTAGACCAATAGGGTTCAAAACTGGGCTCCAGTCAAGAGTTAAGCAAAAGTAAAGACAAGCAAAAACAATCGAGTTGAAGGTCATTAATAAGGTGGTTAATGAATTATTAAGTTAATACTCTCTGTGCTCAACAACAGAGaagtgaaaaataaaagcattatgCCTAGTGTGCATAATTTGAATTGGAaatttatttttgcagttttatgTAGTTTATTAACATACAGTTTGGTATATAAAGCCTAATCAGAGAGCCAAATGTTTGTATGTACAGTCATAAAGTTATTTACTATACCATTTCACTTAGTTGGACAAAATTGTAAATGTCAAGTTTTACTGTTAAAATATTGCTATCTACTAACTAAAATTAATGAACTAAGGGATTTATTTCTGCTTTAGTTCTCATGCTGCTCAATAATAATTACTTTTTCCCCTTTATCCACTGACAATATTTTAACCAACTATACACCATGAACCTCTATGAATTTCAAATGTCTTAGAATATTTTCTATAAGTACAAAATGCTGCTAATGAGGTTAAATCCTTTTAAGctgaagattttttttgtatgttaaCCCTTCAGGTCTGGCATCACCTTTGCATCCACCTGGCAACAATGGTTCATTCAGAATAGCTTTCTGCTTGGAGCCCTTGGTGTAACGGGAATTTTTTCAGTGGTTGTACTGCTCCTGCTGTGTATACACCTGTACCTAGCAGCCATTAACACTACAACCTGGGAGTTTATGTCACCCCACCGTATCACCTATCTCAAACCATGCGATTCTGAAGAAAACCCCTTTGACAGAGGTGTGATCTGCAACCTATGGGACTTTTTCTGTGTCTGTCAGACTGTGGCATGGGAGAGAGTTTACTCCAGAAGGACTAAAGATGCTGTGTAACAAACAGATTTGAGAATCTATAAAATAGCAATGCTATAATAACTGCTGCACTGTACTGACTGGTTTACTTCCAGTCAGAGTAGATTTACTCACCTACCATTCCTACAAACCAGTGCCACATGGTACTATGAAGACACCTCAATTAATTTAGCCAATTCCACTCAATCACACAGTTGTATTCACTTGGGCATTCTGACTAACAAGCCATTCAGAGGCAAGGAAAAATTTAGTGTATTTCTGCAAAACAATTGAATTGACTTGATACTTTTACTGATTTGGTACATTTTATAGCAAATTGTCtttattggtgtttttttttccttaaccAAATAAAACACTTATATACTTTAATACTTTAAGAAAAATGTGTCCATGCTTCATGTTGAAGTACATATCTGTGAATTCTTCCTTTGAAAAACTGatggataaaaataaaatgtcaattGTTAACCAGTAGGGTGCATTGATATGAGGACAgagatgatgtagtaaactttAATTTTGTTGACACTACGTTTTGTGATTGTTTAGGCCACAGTACAGATATGAATAGAAATAATTCCCTCAAACTTAGCATGAAATTTTAagattatttataaagaatacgTTTTTCACAAAACAATATTTCTTAAGAGCCAAATTGGCAGTCTTCACTTCCGGTTTAAACTGTCCTGCTTACAGGTAAATCTTCGGTTAAACACACAATTAATTAAATTGAATTAATTGAGGTGTCTTAACACTCAATTGAataatatgatattttattgttaatttaaAACACAGCAGTGTCACAGCAAGTCAGTGATTAAAGAAAACCAAACATAATTGCAAAGAGATCATTAGTCATTGATTAACTGGATTTAAGGAGAGTCAGTGTATCCTCTCTTTTATGTTATATTTTCTAAAACATAATAAATCCAAAAGTGAATGCTTTCTCTATTTTTGACTCTCATTGATCATAACTTTAAAACTAGGTTATTTTAAGTCATTTCGTACTCATCCATTCACAcgatttaaatgtatttttaaatattttaaaaacacaaatagaGTATGTAGGACATTCCAGctgttatataaaaataataattaaaatgctGTGGATAatagtttttaaatatgtacTCCTTTCGGCAAAATATTGTGATACTTGTGCCTCTTGAAAAAACTTTAGAAAAACGACTGGTTTAGCAACACAAGTTTGTCCAATAGAAAAGGAGCTGTGGTGCATTTGAATTTGACAATCCTGAAATTTGGACTTAAATCTGGATTAAATGTCGGACTTTTTGTGAGTGAATTGCCAGAAATCTATTTTAAtcccttttaaaaatatatttgaagatgtttttactaaaaaaaaacgTTATAAAGGACGCCTATGATTCTGGCCCTAACAAAGACATGTATACTCTCTTGTTATTAAGATCACAACCACGAACACTGCACTTAAGTATCCTACACACAAAAGTGTGGACTCCCCAAATCGAGATAAACGCCGGAAAAAAAGTAATTGTCGTTACGTAAAAGTGTGATCATTTGTGTTGCGTTGAGCTGTTCCTATTTCAGGCGAATCCCGCCCTTTTTGCGGGCGTTTCGGACGGCTGTCATTCTGCGGTGCGGACCAATCAGAAGGTGAAAAGGGTGCGAGAGCAGCGGCTTCTGTTGGCTGTTGAGGAACGGGGGCGGGGCTTATGTGCTGCTTGTGTGAGGGGCGCGTTCTCTCCGAAAGAGCGTGAGTGTAGTCGGTGTAGTGTGTGCACTCGCGTTTCCTCGCTGTAAGTTGTGCGGAGGCGCGCGCGATACATTTCGGTGCGCTACTTTCATTCGGTTCCCGGAAAGAGAGTCGTTCTCTACCTCAGGAGTTTTTGGTGAGTGTTCGCCAAAACTTGTTCGTGAGACAGCGGCGTCATCATGTCTGC
This window contains:
- the zdhhc12a gene encoding palmitoyltransferase ZDHHC12-A → MKIFRSGCLMRTTHVILSWLTTLVLFLHNTDLRKCEESGELLQPVLFGLVVLLSVLMYFTVSLMDPGFVLSDSESQSTLEYDEEQEKMLPHSERSQGHRRCGYCLLLQPMRARHCKECKQCVRRYDHHCPWIENCVGERNHKWFLLYLCVQLLAVSWGLQYAWSGITFASTWQQWFIQNSFLLGALGVTGIFSVVVLLLLCIHLYLAAINTTTWEFMSPHRITYLKPCDSEENPFDRGVICNLWDFFCVCQTVAWERVYSRRTKDAV